From one Candidatus Chromulinivorax destructor genomic stretch:
- a CDS encoding ankyrin repeat domain-containing protein, translating to MKNNIKTTSIILSVLFMCSYNSKLLSSEKNTSEQKSDDNRLTPLHVATTENQVNAVLNNYPEYLNAPDRNGLTPIQYMIKNGNISAAIAIKERGANMNRQDQITYINMLKKECIYKTRK from the coding sequence ATGAAAAATAATATAAAAACAACTTCAATTATTCTATCTGTTTTGTTTATGTGCTCATACAATTCAAAGCTGTTGAGTAGTGAAAAAAACACATCAGAGCAAAAATCAGATGATAACCGTTTAACTCCGTTGCATGTTGCAACAACAGAAAATCAAGTTAACGCAGTTCTTAATAATTATCCTGAATATTTAAATGCTCCAGATCGTAATGGTTTAACACCAATACAATATATGATAAAAAATGGTAACATTTCAGCCGCTATAGCAATTAAAGAACGCGGTGCAAATATGAACCGCCAAGATCAAATTACATATATTAATATGTTAAAAAAAGAATGTATTTATAAAACACGTAAATAA